In Cololabis saira isolate AMF1-May2022 chromosome 1, fColSai1.1, whole genome shotgun sequence, the following proteins share a genomic window:
- the LOC133442471 gene encoding NLR family CARD domain-containing protein 3-like, which produces MDLMSISMLVFGDQWTVSLSNMDLMFVSLLVIVNQRTDEDEEQKSIREAFVKITVKFLRRRKQEKLADLLHSRISSFEDFQVAFIFDGLDECRLPLDFHNPTILSDPRRSTSVDVLLTNLIRGNLLPSAHLWITTRPAAANQIPPYCVDMVTEVRGFTDPQKEKYFRKRFRNKKQTSRIISHIKTSRSLHIMCHIPVFCWITATVLENVLETREGGGLPQTLTEMYIHFLVVQAKLKKAKYDGGAETDPHWSQETRKMIGSLGKLAFEQLQKGNLIFYEPDLRECGIDVREASVYSGVFTQIFREESSLYQDQVFCFIHLSVQEFLAALHVHQTFINSGVNLLEDQTTSHTSETREEVQDDDDDDDDDDDDDDDDDDDDTRLYQRTVDKTLQSPNGHLDLFLRFLLGLSVETNQNLLRGLMTSNQRSSQNNQKTIKYIKEKISEDLSAERSINLFHCLNELNDRSLVEEVHRSLRSGRLSTDKLSPAQWSALVFILLSSRDLEVFDLKKFSASEEALRRLLPVVQASKKVLLSGCNLSEDICPVLSSVLSSQSSSLTELDLSNNGLQDSGLEKLCPGLESPHCKLESLRLSGCNLSEDICPVLSSVLSSQSSSLTELDLSNNDLQDSGLEKLCPGLESPHCKLESLRLSGCLISEEGSASLVSALTSNPSHLRELDLSYNHPGESAGQLLSAGLEDPRWRLNTLRGVVGYSCQLTIDTNTVYNKIELSDDNRKMTRVEEDQSYPDHPDRFDVHPQLLCREVLTGRCYWEVQWSRDVSVAVSYRRISRRGNSDDCRFGRNDHSWSLGCYPGGQYRVRHNNRETSFISSSSSSDSGRVAVYVDCPAGTLSFYEVVSDRLIHLHTSNTTFTEPLCPGFGFWSWSGSSMSLCPV; this is translated from the exons ATGGACCTGATGTCCATTTCCATGCTGGTCtttggagaccagtggactgtcagtctgtccaatatGGACTTGATGTTTGTCTCCTTGCTGGTCATTGTAAATCAgcggact gatgaagatgaagagcagAAGAGCATCAGGGAGGCATTcgtgaagatcacagtgaagttcttgaggaggaggaagcaggagaagcTGGCTGACCTCCTGCACAGCA gAATCAGCAGCTTTGAAGACTTCCAGGTCGCGTTCAtatttgacggtctggatgagtgtcgacttcctctggacttccacaacccTACGATCCTCAGTGACCCCAGaaggtccacctcagtggatgtgctgctgacaaacctcatcagggggaacctgcttccttctgctcatctctggatcaccacaagACCCGCAGCAGCAAATCAGATCCCTCCTTActgtgttgacatggtgacagaagtcagagggttcactgacccacagaaggagaagtacttcaggaagaggttcagaaATAAGaagcagaccagcaggatcatctcccacatcaagacatcacggagcctccacatcatgtgccacatcccagtcttctgctggatcactgctacggtcctggagaacgtcctggaaaccagagagggaggggggctgccccagaccctgactgagatgtacatccacttcctggtggtccaggccaaactgaagaaggccaagtatgatggaggagctgagacagatccacactggagtcaaGAGACCAGGAAGATGATCgggtctctgggaaaactggcttttgagcagctgcagaaaggaaacctgatcttctatgaacccgacctgagagagtgtggcatcgatgtcagagaggcttcagtgtactcaggagtgttcacccagatctttagagaggagagcagcctgtaccaggaccaggttttctgcttcatccatctgagtgtccaggagtttctggctgctcttcatgtccatcagaccttcatcaactctggagtcaacctgtTGGAAGATCAGACAACGTCTCACACATCTGAAACACGAGAAGAAGttcaggatgatgatgatgatgatgatgatgatgatgatgatgatgatgatgatgatgacgacgatACTCGCCTCTATCAGAGAACTGTGGACAAgaccttacagagtccaaacgggcatctggacttgttcctgcgcttCCTCTTGGGTCTTTCagtggagaccaatcagaacctccttcgaggtctgatgacatcaaaccaaagaagttcacagaacaatcagaaaacaatcaaatacatcaaggagaagatcagtgaggacctgtctgcagagagaagcatcaacctgttccactgtctgaatgaactgaacgatcggtctctggtggaggaggtccatcggtccctgaggtctggacgtctctccacagataaactgtctcctgctcagtggtcagctctggtcttcatcttactgtcatcaagagatctggaggtgtttgaccttaagaagttctcagcttcagaggaggctctacggaggctgctgccggtggtccaAGCCTCCAAGAAGGTTCT actgagtggttgtaacctctcagaggacatctgtccagttctgtcctcagttctcagctctcagtcctccagtctgacagaactggacctgagcaacaacggcctgcaggattctggactcgagaagctgtgtcctggactggagagtccacactgtaaactggagtctctcag actgagtggctgtaacctctcagaggacatctgtccagttctgtcctcagttctcagctctcagtcctccagtctgacagaactggacctgagtaacaacgacctgcaggattctggactggagaagctgtgtcctggactggagagtccacactgtaaactggagtctctcag gctgtcaggctgtctgatctcagaggaaggaagtgcttctctggtctcagctctgacctccaaTCCCTCCCActtgagagagctggacctgagctacaaccatccaggggaGTCAGCAGGACAGCttctgtctgctggactggaggatccccgctggaggCTGAACACTCTCAG GGGTgtggtgggat attcctgtcaactcaccatcgacacaaacacagtctacAACAAGATTGaactgtctgatgacaacaggaagatgacacgtgtggaggaggatcagtcatatcctgatcatccagacaggtttgatgttcatcctcagctgctgtgtagagaggttctgacgggtcgctgttactgggaggtccagtggagcagAGATGTTTCTGTagcagtgagttacagaagaatcagcaggagaggaaactctgatgACTGTAGATTTGGAagaaacgatcattcctggagtctgggtTGTTATCCAGGTGGTCAGTACCGTGTCCGGCACAATAACAGAGAAACATCCTTCAtctcctcatcttcatcttcagactctggcagagtagcagtgtacgtggactgtcctgctggaactctgtccttctatgaagtcgtctctgacagactgatccacctccacacttCCAACACGAccttcactgaacctctctgtcctggatttggattctggtcctggtctggttccTCAATGTCTCTGTGTCCAGTTTAG